From Tepidisphaeraceae bacterium, one genomic window encodes:
- a CDS encoding AraC family transcriptional regulator produces the protein MELSVLRTPSLPPVIAEWQHLHRRLRWAYDASILAAHRRSPAPFSGSGAWYIRSGWAEISDKRGTFRACKGEWMIPSPTGATAQRFAPDTHLLSIRFVHAWPDGRALFDQGLPLVLEDNKFPALRTSAEALIKACRIHADVRDMLWDQRVTTRQYLHIETVFAAFVLEWAAALEQSGCVAGVEHAIDSRVQAALTLLERADLSITELARRLSLSRSQLDRLFSDVLGCTPRGYKEQRRVTRVREALRYSADPIKTIAYREGFRRLSHFSAWFTRATGLSPRRYRGHS, from the coding sequence ATGGAGTTATCTGTTTTGCGCACACCTTCACTGCCACCGGTTATTGCAGAGTGGCAACATCTTCACCGACGCCTGCGGTGGGCGTACGACGCATCAATACTCGCGGCACACCGCCGTTCACCCGCCCCGTTCAGCGGTAGCGGCGCGTGGTACATTCGCAGTGGATGGGCGGAAATTTCCGACAAACGCGGTACGTTTCGCGCATGCAAAGGGGAATGGATGATCCCTTCACCAACCGGCGCAACCGCGCAACGATTTGCGCCCGACACTCACCTGCTGTCCATACGTTTTGTACATGCCTGGCCCGACGGACGGGCACTCTTCGACCAGGGCCTTCCTCTCGTTTTGGAGGACAATAAGTTTCCCGCATTGCGCACCTCTGCTGAAGCACTGATCAAAGCATGCCGCATCCACGCCGACGTGCGCGACATGCTTTGGGACCAGCGTGTGACAACGAGGCAGTACCTGCACATCGAAACGGTGTTTGCCGCTTTTGTCTTGGAATGGGCCGCGGCGCTGGAGCAATCGGGCTGCGTGGCCGGCGTGGAACACGCGATTGATTCACGCGTACAGGCAGCGCTCACACTGCTGGAGCGTGCAGACCTGTCAATAACTGAACTGGCGCGACGACTGTCGCTCAGTCGTAGCCAGCTCGACCGGCTTTTCAGCGACGTGCTAGGGTGTACGCCTCGCGGATACAAAGAGCAGCGTCGTGTCACGCGCGTGCGCGAGGCACTCCGTTACTCCGCAGACCCGATCAAGACAATCGCATACCGGGAAGGATTTCGGCGATTGAGCCATTTCTCTGCGTGGTTCACCAGAGCTACCGGTCTCAGTCCACGGAGGTATCGCGGACATAGCTGA